In the genome of Natronomonas salina, the window GGACGCCAGCGCGAAGGCCGTCCTCAACGCCAACTACCTCGCCGAGCAGATCGACTACGAGGTGCCGTTCGAACCCTTCCACCACGAGTTCGTCGCCAGCGCGGGCGAGCAGGACGCCGCCGACGTCGCCAAGCGGATGCTCGACTACGGCGTCCACCCGCCGACGACGAAGTGGCCGGAGATCGTCGGCGAGGCGCTGATGACCGAACCAACCGAGATCGAGAACCGCCGGACGCTCGACCAGCTCGCCGCCGCGTTCGACGCCGCCCGGGCGGACAGCGACGAGACCCTGGCGTCGGCGCCCGAGCGGACGGCCGCACGCCGCATCGACCAGGTCTCGGCCGCCAGAAACCCCCGGCTGTCCTGGCGAGAGCTGGACGACGAATAGCGGAACGCCTATTTTTGACGGATAGAAGGCTCCTACCTGTGGGTCTATTCTCTTCGCCGTTTTCGTGTTCTCTATCGCGACATATAGTTTACGAGTTTCGTATGGATTGGCTAGCGGCTGCCGATTCGATGGACATCTGCCGTCAGTTAGACGGCGCGTGACGAGTTACTGGTATGGCGCGACCGAGCGAGGAATCGATTCGAGTAGGTCTGATGAAAGGGATTCAACGGAATCCGACGTTTAGGCTTGATCACCTACGGTTGACTCAAACCCGCCGTTGCGATGTTCAGATGGGGGAATTCTGGAGTCTTCGGCACTCGAGAAACTCAGATTTGCATCCCGACGCGCACGAGAACAGGGGTAGACGACCCAGCAGGAGGTATCTCGGTTTCGAGAACTGCCCTGCCGAATCTCACACACCTCGTTTCGCTTGTAAACAGGAATCAGAGCTAGAACAGCCCCGGAAAAGAAATCGATCGCTCCCTTGGGGGACCGGCGCAAACTGGTCGAAGCTGAGGCCAGTCGCTTCAGGGAAATCCTTCGTTTCCCCCAGTTTTCGTGTGACTTCTGGAACGGTATCGACTAGGGATAGTTCTCAATTACCCAGCATCGGGCCATCGGTGATTCGTCATCGGAGAATCGGCGAATTCCCTCCCATATCTGATCACTGCAAGCATAGAACGGACGTCGAGATTTAGGGCACGTTATCTGACGCGTGAACCCCAGGGGTGGCGTCTCCATCAGCGGGTCGCAAGAGTACGGGAGAGGACCTCAACCGAGATTCATCCGATCTCGGAGTCTATCAGCAAATGGTTCTAACTTCTATCGGAAGTGGGATGAGATGCCGGAGACTGACCACCGAGGCGCGGGGTGAAGAGTGGGAACCCGGTGGGACTCCTCGACGAGACGGATCGCGGGCGTTGGTCTTCCCGACCGTCAGGCCCGGGTGTCGATCCCGTCGATCGTCACGAACCCGTAGTCGCAGTTGGCGCAGTGCCACTTCTGCTTCTGGCCGAGCTGGAGCTGGGTACTCGCGGCCTTGTAGAACTCGTCCTCGCCGCACTCGGGGCACTCGTCTTCGAGCGAAAGGGCCATACACCGGCCTTGTAGCCGGGCGTAATTGTACTTTTCCAACGACTGCCGCAGGGCGATACAGTTCTCCCACTGGTCGTTTCTGCGACCAGGAAAGACGCTCGCCAGAAAGTAACGCAACCCCTCTCGTACCGTTGGTATAAATAGCAAACTGGATACTACTATATCGAATTTCGCGGTACAGCGAGGGTGATGAACCTCGAATATCGGCCCTAAACCCGATCGTTTAGCCGAATTTGACATCTTTCCTATCTTATTTGATGGGATAAAGTAGCGGAGGTTACTCGGTCTCGGACGGTCCATCGTCCTCGTCGTCGACCGCTCGCTCCTCCCGGAACTGGACCTCCTGGCCCTGGTAGGGCGGTTCGATCCCCTCGCGGTCGAAGGCGGCGTTCAGCGCTCGGTACACGTCGTGGCGGGCCTGGGGCTGCCGGAGTGGACTCGAGATGTGGACGTGTAGCTCGTACTCGATCCCCCGGTCGGCGTACTGCTGGATGCGGACCTGCGGGGAGGGGGACTCGAGGACGCTGCCGGCCTCCGCCGCCGCCTCGAACATGCACGCCTCCGCGACGTCGAGGTCGGCGTCGTAGGGCACCCGGACGTCGACGCGGATGCGCATCCGGCGTTTCGGCGCGGACTGGTTGATCACCTGCGCGGTGTTGAGCACCGAGTTCGGGACCGTGACGAGGACGTAGTCGGGCGTGAGGATGGTCGTCGACCGGATGCCGATGTCGACGACGGTCCCCTTCTCGCCCGACTCCAGCAGGACGAAGTCGCCCAGCTTGTAGGTGTTGTCGAAGAACAGCGAGATGCCGCCGATGAAGTTCGAGATGGTGTCCTGGGCGGCGATGCCGACGACGATGCCGACGATACCGCCGGCGGCCAGCAGCGGCGTGAGGTTGACGCCCCAGATGGATACGAGGGTGATGGCGGCCGCGATGACGACGGTGAACGTCCAGACGTTCTTCAGGATCGGCGCGAACTGGTACTGGGTGTCGCTATCGCGGACCACCTCGAGGCTCCGGCGTCCGATCCGGATGGCGCCGTAGGTCCAGGCGGCGACGATACCGGTGACCGCGAGTCGCGCGACGACCACCTGGATCTGCTCGAGCGGGATGGACAGCTGGGCCACGAGGCCGGTGCTGAAGTAGACGGCTCCGAGAACGGTCGTCGCGTAGAGCGGGAGGCGGAGCTCCTGGGCGACCACCTCGTCGAGACCGGTCTCGGACTGCGAGAGCCGACGAACGACCAGCCCGGTGGCCGCGTTGACGAGCCTCGCGGCGATGACGCTGACGAGGACCACGACGAGGAGCCGTTGCCAGGCCGGGAGATCGAGCAGCGGAACCAGCGCGTCCGGTACCGAGGGCTGCAGTCCCTCCCCCGTTGGCGACGCCTGCATACTAGCGTATGACACGTTCCGACGGAAGTGCTGATTGATACCGGCGACCGCCGCGGCCACCCGAGAGCCGGGGTGGAGGCCGATTAGCGGGAGAATTGCGCTGTGTACCTAGTGGTTAATTGACTGAAAATTTCCAGGTGCTCGATAATCCGACAAGAAATTGGTGACCTGTGGCGAAGGTCCCGCTGTCGATGGACGAGTCCCGGTCGGAATGGCGAGGCTGGATCGAACGACGGTGGTTCGCACTGCTCGTCGGGGTCGCGATCGCGCTGCTGGCGTGGGGGACGTGGGAGGGCTTCCGGGTCGCTCCCTACTACGTCTCGGACGATTCGGCGCTGTTCCAGCACGCCGGATGGTACATCACCCAGGGAGCGACCCCGTACGTCGACTTCTGGGACCTCAAACCGCCGCTCATCTACGGCGTGACGACCGTGCTCGCACTGCTCGCGGGCGGCGACATGCACCTCCTCCACCTGCTGAGCGTTGCCGTCGCGGTCGCGACCGTCGTCGCTGGCGTGGCGCTCGTCGGCCTGCTCACCTACCGGGTGACGGACGACGGATTCGCGGGCTTCGTCGCCGGCGTCGCGACGTTCGCCCTCCCGTCGCTCTACACCTACCCGTTCGCCGGCATCCGGCCGAAGTACTTCGCGTTCGCGCTCGGCGCGGCGGCCCTGCTCCTCGCCGTGAGCGACCGGCCGGCCTGGAGCGGCGCCGCTGCCGCGGCCGCCGCGGGATTCTGGCAACTCGGCGCTCCTATCGCCCTCCTCGTCGTCGCGATGGGCTACCAGCGCGGCGGGCGACGCGCCGCGGGCCGGACCGTCCTCGGTGGCCTCCTGGTCGCCGCAGCCGTCGTCCTCCCGTTCGTCGCCGCGGGGCTGGCCATCCCCCTCTTCCTCGAGACCGTGCTTGGCTCCATCTACGGCGTGGAGAACTACTCGGTGGCGGGCCGACTCCTCGGGGTCGTCGTCGAACTCGGCTACGGGGCGCTGCTCGTCCCGCTCGGCGCGTACGGCTGGGCGCGGGCCATCCTGGACGACCCGGAGCGGTACTGGTGGGTCGGCGCCGGCGGGGCGGTGTACGCTCTCCAGGTCTTCCTGGAGTTCCAGGGGGCCATCGAGCTCGTCCTGCTGGTGGTGTTCCTCGCGGTCGGCGCCGGACTGCTGGTCGCGCGGGCGCGGACGCCACCCAGGCAGGCCGTCGTCGCGGGCGTCGTCGTCCTCATCGTCGCCGGGAGCCTGGTGTGGGCCGTCGCCCCCGTCACCTCGGCTCGCGACAGGATGACCGAACTCCAGGAGTCCCAGACGGTCTCGAGCTACGAGACGCTCCCGCCGGAACCGGACGGTGTCCCCTCGATGCGGACCATCTACTGGGAGAAACGCCAGCCGGAAATCTGCCACTACCGGCTGGGACACAAGCAGCGCTGGTACGCCCACAAGACCGGCGAGCCGCTCGACAAGCCGAAGTGCGGACAGTGGCCGTTCGACGACCCGCCGGCGGAGTGGGTCGTCGACAGGATGCTGCCGGGTTAGTTCGACAGCCCTGCAACGGTGAGGACCGATACCCACTTCGATTCGAAGGGGTGGGCCGGCGTTCGTCGGTGCCTTTTCAACGTCCCTCTTATCCACACCGCAACGCCCAAGTCGGACCTTACCGTGTGTTCACAGGACACATGAGTACGCCAGTCATCGTCGACGCCGTACGGACGCCGTTCGGCAAGCGCGACGGCTCGTTCAGCGACACGCACCCGCAGGACCTCGCCGCCGAACCGCTGACGGCGCTCCGCGAGCGCAACGACTTCGACCCCGAGACCGTCGAGGACGTCATCTACGGCTGCGTGACGCCGGTCGACGAGCAGGGGCTCAACATCGCCCGGCTCGCGCCGAT includes:
- a CDS encoding mechanosensitive ion channel family protein, which encodes MQASPTGEGLQPSVPDALVPLLDLPAWQRLLVVVLVSVIAARLVNAATGLVVRRLSQSETGLDEVVAQELRLPLYATTVLGAVYFSTGLVAQLSIPLEQIQVVVARLAVTGIVAAWTYGAIRIGRRSLEVVRDSDTQYQFAPILKNVWTFTVVIAAAITLVSIWGVNLTPLLAAGGIVGIVVGIAAQDTISNFIGGISLFFDNTYKLGDFVLLESGEKGTVVDIGIRSTTILTPDYVLVTVPNSVLNTAQVINQSAPKRRMRIRVDVRVPYDADLDVAEACMFEAAAEAGSVLESPSPQVRIQQYADRGIEYELHVHISSPLRQPQARHDVYRALNAAFDREGIEPPYQGQEVQFREERAVDDEDDGPSETE
- a CDS encoding DolP-mannose mannosyltransferase, producing MAKVPLSMDESRSEWRGWIERRWFALLVGVAIALLAWGTWEGFRVAPYYVSDDSALFQHAGWYITQGATPYVDFWDLKPPLIYGVTTVLALLAGGDMHLLHLLSVAVAVATVVAGVALVGLLTYRVTDDGFAGFVAGVATFALPSLYTYPFAGIRPKYFAFALGAAALLLAVSDRPAWSGAAAAAAAGFWQLGAPIALLVVAMGYQRGGRRAAGRTVLGGLLVAAAVVLPFVAAGLAIPLFLETVLGSIYGVENYSVAGRLLGVVVELGYGALLVPLGAYGWARAILDDPERYWWVGAGGAVYALQVFLEFQGAIELVLLVVFLAVGAGLLVARARTPPRQAVVAGVVVLIVAGSLVWAVAPVTSARDRMTELQESQTVSSYETLPPEPDGVPSMRTIYWEKRQPEICHYRLGHKQRWYAHKTGEPLDKPKCGQWPFDDPPAEWVVDRMLPG